Proteins encoded by one window of Teretinema zuelzerae:
- a CDS encoding HAD family hydrolase: protein MNKIKAVLLDFGNVISEQQDTTCFDRMASLTGLSRDVFVDGFRRYRSEFDRGTLPGLEMYRNILNDAGYRHETSAQASEKGPSLDELTERLLDEDLTAWTRISGPVTEWALGLQKNGYKIGILSNMPFEFLERFESRVPLFLAVDAAVFSCRVNLVKPEPEIYREAVKALGVQAEEIVFFDDIQINIDAARAEKLNAFLWTSLAQAKKDLEPLLA, encoded by the coding sequence ATGAACAAGATAAAAGCCGTGTTGCTTGATTTCGGCAATGTGATTTCGGAACAGCAGGATACTACCTGCTTCGACCGCATGGCGAGCCTTACGGGGCTTTCCCGCGACGTATTCGTCGACGGGTTCCGCCGCTACCGGAGCGAGTTCGATCGGGGAACCCTCCCGGGACTCGAAATGTACCGGAACATCCTGAACGACGCAGGATACCGGCATGAAACTTCCGCCCAGGCGAGCGAGAAGGGCCCTTCCTTGGACGAACTGACCGAGCGCCTGTTGGACGAAGATCTGACGGCGTGGACGCGAATTTCAGGCCCTGTCACCGAGTGGGCGCTGGGGCTTCAGAAGAATGGGTATAAAATCGGGATACTCTCTAACATGCCCTTCGAATTTCTGGAACGGTTCGAGAGCCGGGTGCCGCTCTTTCTTGCCGTGGACGCCGCCGTGTTTTCCTGCCGGGTGAACCTTGTAAAGCCTGAACCGGAGATATACCGGGAAGCGGTGAAAGCGCTTGGGGTTCAGGCGGAAGAAATCGTTTTTTTCGACGACATCCAGATTAATATCGACGCCGCCCGCGCGGAAAAGCTCAATGCCTTCTTGTGGACCTCTCTCGCTCAGGCGAAAAAAGACCTCGAACCGCTGCTCGCGTAA
- the mfd gene encoding transcription-repair coupling factor, whose translation MSTFSLQTAIHRWQSMSGVLDRLNEHAWPYEIEGLQGGLQGFFLAEFIQSNAQPLVIVVPTEKDIESLSADLDLSSLDCTVLPWWGSIAYRPVPPSSPVFGRRSAALSALSAFSDSAASGIPLPQDKRVVVMTQRAFLTPVPPREAYRSLLREIRVGSDFDSASLAQTLAEHGYTRVPRVTVRGEFALRGEVLDIFMPGEEDAHRVVFDFDRVEQIKSFDPSSQTSNASLESFVVYPVREVIWTDERISVLERTLADLPEFGGGADYLIRHLREHRGFDGEELFYPLAFGNPSSVLDYLGGSGMENAPAVLFIDYDRQDNSQESLDREYLGLYRKMKTASASGETDHRYASDSLQSLLLSQVPEPRRLLFNFKELCEGWTKRLLFRTIHGEASRSSERLRLVCDPPRSFFGNIVYLKEELDSLIRNGWKICVFAESEHQALRVGEILKDFPIEIFPINLSSGFGLPELKILVIQENEIFGRRRHIPKSVKHAKSAVIDTFVELNPGDYVVHVNYGIGRFKGIDRVRALGNERDYIKLEYANEEIVFIPIEQVNLVQRYIGNEGDDPRLDRIGSKSWENRKNKVKKSVEDIAQQLISLYSKRKAARGFAFPKDGEWQTAFEAAFPYEETDDQLTVTAEIKEDMEKPVPMDRLVCGDVGYGKTEVSMRAAFKAVMGGKQVAFLAPTTILAEQHYDTLTERFEKFPVRIAQLSRFVSPADQKKTLERVARGEVDILVGTHRIIQKDVKFKDLGLMIIDEEQRFGVKDKERLKEMRTSIDSLAMSATPIPRTLHMSLLKIRDMSLLTTPPQNRHPIETVIAEFNGDRVAAAIRREVERGGQVFYLHNRVESLEETRILIEKLVPEMLVDTAHGQMGPTELEEIFRRFKMGGFHVLIATTIIENGIDIPNVNTIIIDKANMYGVSQLYQLRGRVGRSDRKAFAYLFYPEGKALSEIAMKRLQVISDFTELGSGFKIAMKDMEIRGAGNLLGKEQSGDIYSVGFDLYLKMLEEAVQKLQNSDYVAEEEVWLELEYTGFIPDSYIEMAQTKMEIYKKIASIGTQNELDRVYTELLDRFGPIPEEVQSLLSLAEIRIICRNLSISSLKERAGRVFVEFSKVSKVSVERLLRMMKESAGRVKLDPRQPNILILETGKIGLKEKSEYIREKLDQLSIES comes from the coding sequence ATGTCCACTTTTTCCCTTCAAACAGCGATACACCGGTGGCAGTCCATGTCCGGTGTTCTTGACCGTTTAAATGAACACGCATGGCCCTATGAAATTGAGGGTCTTCAGGGCGGTCTCCAGGGCTTTTTCCTTGCCGAGTTCATACAATCGAACGCGCAACCGCTCGTAATCGTGGTGCCGACGGAGAAGGACATCGAATCCCTTTCCGCCGATCTCGACCTCTCATCCCTCGATTGTACCGTGCTTCCCTGGTGGGGATCCATCGCCTACCGCCCTGTTCCGCCGAGCTCCCCGGTATTCGGCCGCCGCTCAGCCGCTCTCTCCGCTCTTTCTGCCTTTTCGGATTCAGCCGCCTCGGGAATACCCCTCCCTCAGGATAAGCGGGTCGTCGTCATGACTCAGAGGGCCTTTTTAACGCCCGTCCCCCCGCGCGAGGCCTATCGTTCCCTGCTGCGGGAAATTCGGGTCGGCTCCGATTTCGACTCGGCGTCTTTAGCGCAGACCCTTGCGGAACACGGCTACACCCGCGTTCCCCGGGTTACGGTGCGGGGCGAGTTCGCCCTCCGCGGCGAGGTGCTGGACATCTTCATGCCGGGAGAGGAAGACGCGCACCGCGTGGTGTTCGACTTCGACCGGGTGGAACAGATCAAATCCTTCGATCCTTCGAGCCAGACCTCGAACGCATCGCTCGAATCCTTCGTCGTCTATCCCGTTCGGGAGGTAATCTGGACCGACGAACGCATCTCGGTTCTGGAGCGGACTCTCGCGGATCTGCCCGAATTCGGCGGGGGCGCCGACTATCTGATACGCCATCTGCGCGAGCATCGGGGTTTCGACGGAGAAGAGCTCTTTTATCCGCTGGCCTTCGGAAATCCGTCGTCCGTGCTTGATTATCTGGGCGGCTCAGGGATGGAAAACGCACCGGCCGTTCTGTTCATCGATTACGACCGCCAGGACAACTCCCAGGAAAGTTTGGATCGCGAGTACCTCGGTTTGTACCGGAAAATGAAAACCGCCTCGGCTTCGGGCGAAACAGACCATCGGTACGCCTCGGATTCCCTCCAATCCCTCCTTCTTTCGCAAGTTCCCGAACCCCGGCGCCTCCTTTTCAATTTCAAGGAGCTGTGCGAGGGATGGACCAAGCGTCTGCTCTTCCGGACCATCCACGGCGAAGCCTCTCGTTCGTCCGAGCGGCTGCGCCTCGTCTGCGACCCGCCCCGGAGCTTTTTCGGGAACATCGTGTACCTCAAGGAAGAACTCGATTCCCTTATCAGAAACGGGTGGAAGATCTGCGTGTTCGCGGAGAGCGAGCATCAGGCCCTGAGAGTCGGGGAAATCCTGAAGGATTTTCCGATAGAGATATTCCCGATAAACCTGTCCTCCGGCTTCGGCTTGCCTGAACTCAAGATCCTTGTAATTCAGGAAAACGAGATATTCGGCCGCAGGCGGCATATCCCCAAGTCGGTGAAGCACGCGAAGAGCGCCGTTATCGACACCTTCGTCGAACTTAATCCCGGCGACTACGTCGTCCACGTCAATTACGGCATCGGCCGCTTCAAAGGCATCGACCGGGTGCGCGCTCTCGGGAACGAGCGGGACTACATCAAGCTCGAATACGCGAACGAAGAAATCGTGTTCATTCCGATCGAGCAGGTCAACCTCGTCCAGCGATACATCGGAAACGAGGGCGACGATCCCCGGCTCGACCGCATCGGCTCAAAATCCTGGGAAAACCGCAAAAACAAGGTAAAAAAGTCCGTAGAGGACATCGCCCAGCAGCTTATCTCTCTCTATTCGAAGCGGAAAGCCGCCCGCGGCTTCGCCTTCCCCAAGGACGGCGAGTGGCAGACCGCCTTCGAGGCAGCCTTCCCCTACGAGGAAACGGACGACCAGCTGACGGTCACCGCCGAAATAAAAGAAGACATGGAAAAGCCCGTGCCGATGGACCGCCTCGTGTGCGGAGACGTAGGGTACGGAAAAACGGAAGTGTCGATGCGAGCCGCCTTCAAGGCCGTCATGGGCGGAAAACAGGTCGCCTTTCTCGCTCCCACCACGATTCTCGCCGAACAGCACTACGACACGCTCACCGAACGCTTCGAGAAATTCCCGGTGCGGATCGCCCAGCTCTCCCGCTTCGTCTCCCCCGCGGACCAGAAAAAAACGCTCGAGCGGGTCGCGCGCGGAGAGGTCGACATTCTGGTGGGCACACACCGCATCATCCAGAAGGACGTAAAGTTCAAGGACTTGGGGCTCATGATAATCGACGAGGAGCAGCGCTTCGGGGTGAAGGACAAGGAGCGGCTCAAGGAAATGCGGACGAGCATCGACTCCCTCGCCATGAGCGCCACCCCGATCCCCCGGACCCTCCACATGTCCCTCCTGAAAATCCGCGACATGAGCCTCTTGACCACGCCCCCGCAGAACCGCCACCCGATAGAAACGGTGATAGCCGAGTTCAACGGGGACCGCGTCGCGGCCGCCATCAGGCGCGAGGTAGAGCGCGGCGGCCAGGTGTTCTATCTCCACAATCGAGTGGAAAGCCTTGAGGAAACCCGCATTCTCATCGAAAAGCTCGTGCCCGAGATGCTCGTTGACACCGCCCACGGCCAGATGGGCCCGACGGAGCTCGAAGAAATATTCCGCCGCTTTAAAATGGGCGGCTTCCATGTGCTCATCGCGACGACCATCATCGAAAACGGCATCGACATACCCAACGTGAACACCATCATCATCGACAAGGCCAACATGTACGGCGTGTCCCAGCTCTACCAGCTGCGCGGCCGCGTCGGACGCTCTGACCGCAAAGCCTTCGCCTACCTCTTTTATCCGGAAGGCAAGGCGCTTTCCGAGATCGCCATGAAGCGCCTCCAGGTCATATCGGACTTTACCGAACTCGGCTCGGGCTTCAAGATCGCGATGAAGGATATGGAAATTCGGGGAGCGGGCAACCTGTTGGGCAAGGAGCAGTCCGGAGACATTTATTCGGTCGGCTTCGATCTCTACCTCAAAATGCTCGAAGAAGCCGTGCAAAAACTCCAGAACTCCGATTATGTCGCGGAGGAGGAGGTGTGGCTCGAACTCGAATACACCGGCTTCATCCCCGATTCCTATATCGAAATGGCGCAAACGAAGATGGAAATCTACAAGAAAATCGCGTCCATCGGCACCCAGAACGAACTCGACCGGGTGTACACGGAGCTTCTGGACCGCTTCGGCCCCATACCGGAAGAGGTGCAGAGCCTCCTCTCGCTCGCCGAGATCAGGATTATCTGCAGGAACCTGTCGATTTCCAGCCTGAAAGAACGGGCCGGCCGGGTGTTCGTGGAGTTCTCCAAGGTGTCGAAGGTGTCCGTGGAGCGGCTTCTCCGCATGATGAAGGAATCCGCCGGCCGGGTGAAGCTCGACCCGCGTCAGCCGAACATCCTGATTCTGGAAACCGGAAAGATCGGCCTCAAGGAAAAAAGCGAATACATCCGCGAAAAGCTGGACCAGCTCTCTATTGAGAGCTGA
- a CDS encoding PleD family two-component system response regulator, producing MKALLVSENDQNLPEIRKILKSSGFDLIHYRSAIKALDNIEEILPDTVFINTADFPRHWKTLTQFIRSDHARAETLIILLISERFTTDDADKANFLGINAMIQENFSLEDDEDATLKKLFARYGFEENPQIPNAEISANAVFMFTNPLTDAIITGKIERLSAEHMRFRPDSPASVSDLAAGEILEQCSLKLNKKILSPRCLIQGVSALLQLDFIDLSPENVSEINAFLSGSGQ from the coding sequence ATGAAAGCTCTCCTTGTCTCGGAAAATGATCAAAACCTCCCCGAAATCCGGAAAATTCTCAAGTCTTCCGGATTCGATTTGATTCATTACCGGTCTGCTATCAAGGCTTTGGACAATATTGAAGAAATCCTTCCCGATACCGTGTTCATAAATACGGCCGATTTTCCGCGCCATTGGAAAACGCTGACCCAATTCATTCGATCAGACCATGCCAGGGCCGAAACCCTGATCATCCTGCTTATTTCCGAACGCTTCACGACGGACGACGCCGACAAGGCGAACTTTCTGGGAATCAACGCGATGATTCAGGAAAACTTCAGTCTGGAAGACGACGAAGATGCGACACTGAAAAAGCTCTTCGCCCGCTACGGGTTCGAGGAAAACCCTCAAATCCCCAACGCGGAGATCTCCGCGAACGCCGTATTCATGTTCACGAATCCGCTCACCGACGCGATCATCACCGGCAAGATCGAACGGCTCAGCGCGGAGCACATGCGCTTCCGGCCTGACTCCCCTGCTTCGGTCAGCGACCTTGCGGCCGGCGAAATTCTCGAACAATGTTCGCTTAAACTCAATAAAAAGATTTTATCGCCCCGCTGCCTGATTCAGGGCGTTTCCGCCCTGCTCCAGTTGGACTTCATCGATCTCAGCCCGGAAAACGTTTCCGAAATCAACGCCTTTCTCAGTGGATCAGGGCAATAG
- a CDS encoding zinc ribbon domain-containing protein, translated as MPAKKPRFFCEFCGSEVKQKDKFCPRCGKFFASVRCPACGFAGDSSVFRDGCPACGYAVNGRGSNRSGPEGKRGNATPDPLPWWIYPAVSLIFIALLAIALIH; from the coding sequence ATGCCGGCCAAAAAACCGCGTTTTTTTTGCGAATTCTGCGGCTCGGAAGTTAAGCAAAAAGACAAATTTTGTCCCCGCTGCGGGAAATTCTTCGCGTCTGTTCGCTGTCCTGCCTGCGGCTTCGCGGGGGATTCGTCCGTATTCAGGGACGGATGCCCGGCGTGCGGCTACGCGGTGAACGGACGAGGTTCGAACAGAAGCGGCCCGGAAGGGAAACGCGGCAACGCGACGCCCGACCCGCTTCCCTGGTGGATTTATCCGGCCGTATCCCTTATATTCATCGCTCTTTTAGCTATTGCCCTGATCCACTGA
- a CDS encoding FmdB family zinc ribbon protein: MPTYDYACDSCGNRFEVFQKMSDQPVNTCPSCGKAVRRVLSGGVGISFKGSGFYKNDSAPSCGNSTACAKASCGADK; encoded by the coding sequence ATGCCAACATATGATTATGCCTGTGATTCTTGCGGAAATCGATTTGAAGTATTCCAGAAAATGTCCGACCAGCCGGTGAACACCTGCCCGTCATGCGGAAAAGCCGTGCGTAGGGTGCTGTCGGGCGGGGTAGGAATCAGTTTTAAGGGTTCCGGTTTTTACAAAAACGATTCGGCCCCTTCCTGCGGAAACAGCACCGCCTGCGCGAAAGCTTCGTGCGGCGCGGACAAGTAG
- the ileS gene encoding isoleucine--tRNA ligase: MYEAVDPKVSFPEQEEKVLAFWEKNDIFKKSVANREGCPDYVFYDGPPFATGLPHFGHFVPSTIKDIIPRYQTMKGRKVERRFGWDCHGLPVENLIEKELGLNSKTDIEAYGIARFNEACRSSVLRYVDEWRQTITRLGRWVDFDNDYKTMDGDYMESIWWVMKSLWDKGLLYEGHYILPYCPRCSTVLSNHELNLGGYKDVHDPAITVKFLVSGGVTAAEAAAAKDKLAVHVPEASLVSDLIDGHTYFLAWTTTPWTLPSNLGLTLGPDVDYVLVSDGTERYILAEARLSAYYKDPASCTILWRKKGSELAGLCYEPLFPYFAQLAKNEDGSPGAFRTFLGDFVTTADGTGIVHTAPGFGEDDNRVFKGTGVPTICPVDAECKFTADVSDYTGQFVKESDKAIMDRLRAEGKLVKKEQILHSYPHCWRCSSPLIYRAVGSWFVGVEKIKKSMLEANFKIHWQPSHIKEGRFGKWLEGARDWAISRNRYWGNPLPIWKCPDCGKTLCVGSRQELKDLSGVYPEDLHKHFVDQITIPCSCGGTMNRITEVLDCWFESGAMPYAQNHYPFENKEYFEKHFPANFISEGLDQTRGWFYTLTILAAALFDRPAFENCIVNGLVLATDGKKMSKSLRNYTDPNKVVGEFGADALRLFLMHSAVVKADDLKYSDEGVREILKGILIPLWNSYSFYVTYANIDGIESPADDAPLAKDASANPLDRWILSITEKMVLEVSESLDSYDLSKAIDPIVDFIDQLNNWYIRRSRRRFWKSENDGDKAQAYDTLYRALKKFALVAAPVVPFITESMWLNLRTSSDPESVHLADYPKYDESLRDPALEFKMATVQKAISMGRSLRYQFNLKTRQPLKSVELVTRNPEEKSVLLEMEESIRDELNVKEVVFHDKEEDLVEYSAKANFRVLGKELGASMKIAAAEIEKLSSSEIQTILEGSTLSIDVEGQTVELTLEKIVVTRVEKANLRVVNEGTLTVGLDTEVTEELQLEGLIRDLVRGVQNLRKERGLAVTDRIRLTVGSASSNSAESAELLKKAFERFKDYLASETLSVSAAWAQDLAGQSGSNPASIEAGDELWLSDIALA, translated from the coding sequence ATGTACGAAGCGGTCGATCCGAAAGTGAGCTTCCCGGAGCAGGAAGAAAAAGTCCTTGCGTTCTGGGAGAAGAACGACATTTTCAAGAAGTCCGTCGCGAACCGTGAAGGGTGTCCCGACTACGTATTTTATGACGGTCCTCCGTTCGCCACAGGGTTGCCCCATTTCGGACATTTTGTGCCGAGCACCATTAAAGATATTATTCCCCGCTATCAGACGATGAAGGGCCGCAAGGTCGAGCGCCGTTTCGGCTGGGACTGCCACGGCCTTCCCGTCGAGAACCTGATCGAGAAGGAATTGGGCCTCAATTCGAAGACCGACATCGAAGCCTACGGCATCGCTCGCTTCAACGAAGCGTGCCGGTCGAGCGTTTTGCGCTATGTCGACGAATGGCGGCAGACCATCACGCGCCTGGGTCGATGGGTAGATTTCGACAACGATTACAAGACTATGGACGGCGATTACATGGAATCCATCTGGTGGGTCATGAAAAGCCTTTGGGACAAGGGGCTTCTGTATGAAGGCCATTACATTCTTCCCTATTGCCCCCGCTGTTCGACCGTTCTTTCCAACCATGAACTCAATCTTGGCGGATACAAGGACGTCCACGATCCGGCCATTACCGTGAAATTCCTCGTTTCCGGCGGCGTAACAGCCGCGGAAGCCGCCGCCGCGAAAGATAAACTGGCTGTTCATGTTCCCGAGGCATCCCTTGTGTCCGATCTGATCGACGGACACACCTACTTCCTCGCCTGGACCACGACTCCCTGGACCCTTCCGAGCAACCTCGGCCTCACCCTCGGTCCGGACGTCGACTACGTGCTGGTGAGCGACGGCACCGAGCGCTATATCCTTGCAGAAGCGAGGCTCTCCGCGTATTACAAGGATCCGGCGTCCTGCACGATTCTCTGGCGCAAAAAAGGCTCCGAGCTTGCCGGCCTTTGCTATGAGCCGCTTTTCCCCTATTTCGCCCAATTGGCGAAAAACGAAGACGGAAGCCCCGGCGCCTTCCGTACCTTCCTCGGCGACTTCGTTACCACCGCCGACGGAACGGGCATCGTGCATACCGCGCCCGGCTTCGGAGAAGACGACAACCGCGTATTCAAGGGAACCGGCGTTCCTACAATCTGCCCGGTGGACGCCGAATGCAAGTTCACCGCTGATGTTTCCGATTATACGGGACAATTCGTCAAGGAATCCGACAAGGCGATCATGGACCGCCTGCGCGCGGAAGGCAAGCTCGTCAAAAAAGAACAGATTCTCCACTCCTATCCGCATTGCTGGCGCTGTTCCAGCCCGCTGATCTACCGCGCGGTGGGAAGCTGGTTCGTCGGAGTGGAAAAAATCAAGAAGAGCATGCTCGAGGCCAATTTTAAAATCCACTGGCAGCCTTCGCACATCAAGGAAGGCCGCTTCGGGAAATGGCTGGAAGGCGCGCGCGACTGGGCGATCAGCCGGAACCGGTATTGGGGAAATCCCCTTCCGATATGGAAATGCCCGGACTGCGGCAAGACTCTCTGCGTGGGAAGCCGCCAGGAGCTGAAGGATCTTTCCGGCGTATACCCCGAGGATCTGCACAAGCATTTCGTCGATCAGATTACGATTCCCTGCTCCTGCGGCGGAACCATGAACCGCATCACGGAAGTTCTCGACTGCTGGTTCGAGTCCGGCGCCATGCCCTATGCCCAGAACCACTATCCCTTTGAAAACAAGGAATACTTCGAGAAGCATTTCCCCGCGAACTTCATTTCAGAGGGACTCGATCAAACCCGAGGCTGGTTCTATACGCTTACCATTCTCGCGGCGGCTCTCTTCGACCGGCCCGCGTTCGAAAACTGCATTGTCAACGGCCTGGTGCTCGCTACAGACGGCAAGAAGATGTCGAAGTCGCTGCGGAACTACACCGACCCCAACAAGGTAGTCGGGGAATTCGGCGCCGACGCTCTCCGTCTGTTTTTGATGCACTCAGCCGTGGTCAAGGCCGACGATCTCAAGTATTCCGACGAGGGCGTCCGGGAAATTTTAAAGGGCATCCTGATTCCCCTGTGGAACAGCTACAGCTTTTATGTCACCTACGCGAATATCGACGGAATCGAGTCTCCCGCCGACGATGCGCCGCTGGCAAAAGACGCGTCGGCGAATCCCCTGGACCGCTGGATTCTTTCTATCACCGAAAAAATGGTGCTGGAAGTTTCCGAGTCTCTGGATTCCTACGACCTCTCGAAGGCTATCGACCCGATCGTAGATTTCATCGATCAGCTCAACAACTGGTACATCCGCAGGTCCCGCAGGCGTTTCTGGAAGAGCGAAAACGACGGCGACAAGGCTCAAGCCTACGACACCCTCTACCGCGCGCTCAAAAAATTCGCCCTCGTGGCCGCTCCGGTGGTGCCCTTCATCACCGAGTCGATGTGGCTCAACCTCAGAACCTCCTCCGATCCCGAGTCGGTGCATCTGGCCGATTATCCGAAATACGACGAGAGTTTGCGCGATCCCGCCCTCGAGTTCAAAATGGCGACGGTTCAAAAAGCGATATCGATGGGAAGAAGCCTCCGCTATCAGTTCAATCTGAAAACCCGCCAGCCTCTGAAATCGGTCGAGCTGGTGACCCGCAATCCCGAAGAGAAAAGCGTCCTGCTTGAAATGGAAGAGAGCATCCGCGACGAATTGAACGTCAAGGAAGTCGTTTTCCACGACAAGGAAGAGGACCTGGTGGAATATTCCGCCAAGGCGAACTTCCGCGTATTGGGTAAAGAACTCGGCGCTTCCATGAAAATCGCGGCGGCCGAGATCGAAAAACTCAGTTCTTCCGAGATTCAAACGATTCTCGAGGGATCGACTCTCAGCATCGATGTCGAAGGACAGACCGTAGAGCTTACGCTCGAAAAGATAGTCGTAACCCGCGTGGAGAAAGCGAATCTCCGCGTCGTGAACGAAGGAACCCTGACCGTCGGACTCGACACGGAAGTGACCGAAGAGCTCCAGCTCGAGGGCCTTATCCGCGACCTGGTGCGCGGGGTCCAGAACCTTCGCAAGGAACGCGGACTCGCCGTAACGGACCGCATCCGGCTGACGGTTGGATCGGCTTCTTCGAACAGCGCCGAATCCGCCGAGCTTTTGAAAAAGGCGTTCGAGCGGTTTAAGGACTACCTCGCAAGCGAAACGCTTTCCGTTTCAGCGGCGTGGGCGCAAGATTTAGCGGGACAGAGCGGCTCCAATCCCGCTTCGATCGAAGCCGGAGACGAACTCTGGCTTTCGGACATCGCCCTCGCATGA